Proteins from one Telopea speciosissima isolate NSW1024214 ecotype Mountain lineage chromosome 1, Tspe_v1, whole genome shotgun sequence genomic window:
- the LOC122647935 gene encoding anthocyanidin reductase ((2S)-flavan-3-ol-forming)-like isoform X2 produces the protein METVTMEKKRACVTGGTCYLASLLVKYLLEKGYAVNATVRDPDNEKKISHLLELQSSGDLQIFQGDLTNEGSFDAAVAGCHLVFHLATPVNFTSEDPENDMIKPAIQGTLNVLKACVNSKTVKRVVMTSSAAAVSINKSTGTGLVMDEQCWTDVDFLASEKPPTWGYPVSKTLAEKEAWKFAEENNIDLITIIPSLMAGPSITPDVPSSLSLAMSLLTGNEFLINGLKGMQMLSGSISITHVEDVVHAHVFLAEKESASGRYICCCVNNCVPELAKFLNKRYPQYKVPTE, from the exons ATGGAGACTGTAacgatggagaagaagagggcatGTGTAACGGGAGGCACTTGCTATCTGGCGTCACTGCTCGTCAAGTACTTGCTTGAGAAAGGCTACGCCGTCAATGCCACTGTCAGAGATCCTG ACAATGAAAAGAAGATCTCTCACCTGCTGGAGCTACAAAGTTCTGGTGACCTCCAAATATTTCAAGGTGACCTAACTAATGAAGGGAGTTTTGATGCTGCTGTCGCTGGTTGTCACCTTGTCTTCCACTTGGCAACCCCAGTGAATTTCACTTCTGAAGACCCAGAG AATGACATGATCAAGCCGGCAATTCAAGGGACACTAAACGTTCTGAAAGCTTGCGTAAATTCAAAGACAGTGAAGCGTGTGGTCATGACATCCTCGGCTGCTGCTGTGTCTATAAACAAGTCCACTGGGACTGGTCTCGTCATGGACGAGCAATGCTGGACTGATGTTGATTTCTTGGCTTCTGAGAAACCACCTACTTGG GGATATCCAGTGTCCAAGACACTAGCAGAGAAGGAAGCATGGAAATTCGCAGAAGAGAACAACATTGACCTCATCACCATTATTCCTTCTCTCATGGCAGGTCCTTCAATTACTCCTGATGTTCCCAGCAGCCTCTCACTCGCCATGTCCTTGCTCACAG GGAATGAATTCCTAATCAACGGCTTGAAGGGCATGCAAATGCTTTCTGGTTCCATCTCAATTACACATGTGGAAGATGTTGTTCATGCCCATGTATTTTTAGCCGAGAAGGAATCAGCTTCTGGTCGATACATTTGCTGCTGTGTCAACAACTGTGTTCCTGAACTTGCCAAGTTCCTCAACAAAAGATACCCTCAATACAAAGTCCCTACTGAGTAA
- the LOC122647935 gene encoding anthocyanidin reductase ((2S)-flavan-3-ol-forming)-like isoform X1, giving the protein METVTMEKKRACVTGGTCYLASLLVKYLLEKGYAVNATVRDPDNEKKISHLLELQSSGDLQIFQGDLTNEGSFDAAVAGCHLVFHLATPVNFTSEDPENDMIKPAIQGTLNVLKACVNSKTVKRVVMTSSAAAVSINKSTGTGLVMDEQCWTDVDFLASEKPPTWGYPVSKTLAEKEAWKFAEENNIDLITIIPSLMAGPSITPDVPSSLSLAMSLLTGNEFLINGLKGMQMLSGSISITHVEDVVHAHVFLAEKESASGRYICCCVNNCVPELAKFLNKRYPQYKVPTDFGEFPTKAKLIISSKKLLEEGFSFEYGIGEIYDQSVEYFKAKGLLQ; this is encoded by the exons ATGGAGACTGTAacgatggagaagaagagggcatGTGTAACGGGAGGCACTTGCTATCTGGCGTCACTGCTCGTCAAGTACTTGCTTGAGAAAGGCTACGCCGTCAATGCCACTGTCAGAGATCCTG ACAATGAAAAGAAGATCTCTCACCTGCTGGAGCTACAAAGTTCTGGTGACCTCCAAATATTTCAAGGTGACCTAACTAATGAAGGGAGTTTTGATGCTGCTGTCGCTGGTTGTCACCTTGTCTTCCACTTGGCAACCCCAGTGAATTTCACTTCTGAAGACCCAGAG AATGACATGATCAAGCCGGCAATTCAAGGGACACTAAACGTTCTGAAAGCTTGCGTAAATTCAAAGACAGTGAAGCGTGTGGTCATGACATCCTCGGCTGCTGCTGTGTCTATAAACAAGTCCACTGGGACTGGTCTCGTCATGGACGAGCAATGCTGGACTGATGTTGATTTCTTGGCTTCTGAGAAACCACCTACTTGG GGATATCCAGTGTCCAAGACACTAGCAGAGAAGGAAGCATGGAAATTCGCAGAAGAGAACAACATTGACCTCATCACCATTATTCCTTCTCTCATGGCAGGTCCTTCAATTACTCCTGATGTTCCCAGCAGCCTCTCACTCGCCATGTCCTTGCTCACAG GGAATGAATTCCTAATCAACGGCTTGAAGGGCATGCAAATGCTTTCTGGTTCCATCTCAATTACACATGTGGAAGATGTTGTTCATGCCCATGTATTTTTAGCCGAGAAGGAATCAGCTTCTGGTCGATACATTTGCTGCTGTGTCAACAACTGTGTTCCTGAACTTGCCAAGTTCCTCAACAAAAGATACCCTCAATACAAAGTCCCTACTGA TTTTGGAGAATTCCCTACTAAGGCCAAATTGATCATCTCCTCGAAGAAGCTTCTTGAAGAAGGATTCAGCTTCGAGTATGGCATCGGAGAAATTTATGACCAGTCAGTTGAGTATTTCAAGGCTAAGGGGCTGCTGCAGTAA